The DNA window CAAGGATCCTGTTATCCAGGTCAATATGTTTCGGCTGTGTGCTGTGGCAGGTAACCAGTCCCCATAATTCGTTATCGATAATAATGGAAACGCTGAAGCTCGAAGAAATCCCTCCGTTTTTAAGGTATTCAATGTGAATCGGAGAGATGGCTCTGACCCCGGAGTAGGTAAGATCCACCGTTTTTACCTGGCTGATGATTTTCACCGGCGTCGCATTGATATCACTGAGGATCCTTTTATGGTTCTTCAGGTATAAAGCCCTCGCCTGTTTCGGGATGTCACTTTCAGGATAATGAAGATGCATATAGCTCTCCATGGTGGCAAGCTTTTCTTCAGCCACTACCTTTCCGCTGCCATCACTATTGAATTTGTAAACCATTACCCGGTCATAACCGGTGATCTGACAGATATTTTTCACCAATGCTTTCCAGATATCTTTCCCCTTTTTCAGGGAAGGCAGGTTTTTAATCCCTTTAAGAAGGGAACTGTTGGACAAGCCGTTCAGCAAACATTTTTCAAGCTCTATGAATAGGATATCTTTGTATTTATATACACTGATATGGTATTCCCTGCCATTGATTTCAATCTTATCGCTGTTTTTGATTTCTTCCTTACTGTTGCGGTCTACATCATAAAACTGCGGGCTGTTTACAACAGATGAAAAACAGGCCAGGTCATAAATACTTTTCTGTAAAACGGTTTCGTCCACCGGAAAAAGATCCGATATATTTTCGCTGTAAAAATTAATAATCTTGCTTTCTGCATCAATTCCGATCAGATAACCGAAATCCTGTATAAAGCCGGGGTTATAAATTTCTATTTCATTGCAATTGGTAATATTCATTCTGAAAATGAGTGTTAAATCTTTCTAACCGGGCTATACATAGGCAAATTACAGGCTATTTACAGGAGTTAAAATTTGTGTAAAAGTAAGCTAATATTCTTATGAAAAAAAATAAATATTATTAACTTCCAGAACTTATTATTAGAATATTTTTTGAAGCCGAATGATAGGCTTTAATTCCTCAGAATGTTTTGAAACCATATAAAAATTATATTTCTCCATATTATCAACAAATAAAAAATATTCGGTCAGACAGGCATATATTTTGGTTAAATAATGATACCTAAAACATATTATTTATGAAATATAATGAAGCAGTGGCGCATAAGAAGGAATCTGTTGAAAATGCGCATGAATCCATCATCCGGGATTACCACATCATCATTGTTCCTGCCAATACGGATGAAAGCCAGAAATATATTGATGACTTTTGTAAGGACCCTGAAGCTTTTGACGATGCAAGCTGTAAAAAATATTGCACCGATGACAATTATGAAGTGGTAAGTTTCCGGAAAGAGCCGGAAGAATCAGAATAGAAATCAGTTGAAAATGTATTTCCGGATTAAAGAGTTGAGGAGAATATTTTATACTGAAAAAAATAATCCCCGTCTATAACGGGGATGAATAAGGGATCCTGTGAACAGGATAGTAATTATATTAAAGTATCTGGTGTGACCTCTGATCAGCAAACATTATGCCTTATCAGGCATGGCCCATAAATTTATTCAGGGAAATCATCCTTAAGATATATAACAACTATAAAAACAAACACATGCCACAAAGAATTTTCACGAAAGAAGATTTTGTAAAGAACAGCAATAATGAATATGAAATCGAATACCACATCGGTGAAGTCGGTATAGGCGCTAATCTTATTGTAGAAAAGAAAAATGAAAACGGAGAATATGAAGTGATACAACCCGAAATGACCAGAGTTGATGACAGTATGTTTATCCGTTGGAGTAAGCCTTTTGAGGGAAGGCTAATATATGAGGATTAATGGCGTCATGCCTTTTTTCATTCATAAATAAATACATAAACTTCCCGCATGACGGGAAGTTTTGTTGTTAAGAAAATAAAGATGAAAATATAAATGGATTGATTCTATATCAAAGTTATTCAATCTATTATCCGGGAAACATGATTCAGATCATATTCCTTCTTTATTTCATAGATGTAAATGGTATAAATCACAGAATTCCAGAATAGCATCAGAAGAACTATCCTTAAAAAATAAAAAAAAGGATCTTCATAAAGAAGACCCCAAAAACACAAATGATGAAAAAAAAATTTTTTCTATACAGAAGTAAATTATCTATTTATCTATCAATTAATTCTATAACAAAGATAATAAAGCGAATACCACAATTTTATGACCATGGTCATAACCACAGAAAAAGAATTATTTTAAGCCTGGTACATGATCTCATACCTGTAAAAAAAGAAACTCCTCTTTCGAGGAGTCTGATAATGGAAGGGGATATATATGGGGGTCTAAAATATTATCTTGTCCCTGACTCGGAAGCCGTAGGAGCAGAATTTGCAGCATTGGTTGTGCTGTTTTGTGTTGCTCTGCCGTTCTGAGCACCTTGTGCACCACCCTGGCTTCCCTGGCTACCCTGTCCCTGTGTTCCCTGAGTACCTTGTGTCCCCTGAGCACCCTGCGAACCTTGAGGAGAAGTATTATTCTGATTCATGCTGCTGTCTCTCACGGTTGCTGTAGTATCCATTGGCATGGTATTCATTGTACCGGCAGAATCAGACATAGATCCTGTGCTCATGGAATCGCTCATGGTATTGTTATCATTCTGTACCTCCTGCTTCTTGCAGCTTACAGCAAAAAGACCTGCTACGGCCATTAGTAACACTAACTTTTTCATATAATAATTTTTAAGTGATTGAATATTGAATATTTAATTTTTCAATATATCTCAAAATTATAAACTAAAAATTTACCGTAATATGTTTGAAATCATAATCATGGATAAGAATATTGATTAATATAAAATGGCCTCCATTTCTGGAGGCCATAAAAACACAAATGATGAAAAAAAACTATTCAGAAGTCCTGAATAGAACTTGTCCGGCTTAATTAAGCCTTATAAAGTTATGCATTGAGATGCATGATATACATAATTAAATGTAAAATACCATACCAGTTTTACATTGAAGATGCTAATATAAAAATTTTATGCAATAATTCAGCTATAACACAGCATTCCTTTTATTTTATTCTGCCCAGGCAATAGGAATGTATACCGTAATGTATCCATCTGCATCCACCTGCTGATCAGAAACCGTACCTGTTACCGAACCATAGCCTACCCAGCCACCCTGTCCCTGCTGGGCCGTAAAAGTATAGGTTCCTGCAGGAATCCCTTCCATATAAACCGGCAGTGCCTGTAAGCCGCCGCCAGCATAAGTATCATAAGACTCTCCGGTCTGGGTATTGGTCGCTATAAAACTACCGACATCATAACTCCCGGATAATGTCTTCTCTCCACTTTGTGTCATCATGCCATATCGTATCCGGTACGTTTTGGCTTTTGATGTACCGGCAGATTTAGCGGTAACATCCTGTACAGGATTCTCTGTTGTCAGGTCATTATCGGAAGAACATCCTGACATAAAACACAATACTCCGGCGACTGCCAGAACCTTAAAAATCTGATTTTTCATATTATATAATTTTGGTTCTTTAAAAGTAACCAATTACAATGAATTTGATCTAAACTGATCTTTAAATTAATATTATGTTATGAGTTATCGGATTGAGAGTCTTAAAAAGAGTGCTACTGTACAAAAATTCATGTTAGCTGATCCGATTTTAACATTACTTAACTCATGTTTGGCGCTATTATTGAAATTATGTGGTATGGATTATATGCGAGAGCAGTTATTCCACTGTTAAAAATTTGAATTATGAAACGTATAATGCTCACAGGGCTTGTATCAGTTTTCTTACTGACAGCCTGTAAAAAAGATGATCAGATTGCTGAAAAATCACTGGAACAGCAGAAAATTGAGTTTCAGATGAGGCAGCTTGAAATAGAAAAACAGAAACTTGCCATAGAAAAAGAGAGGATGGCTTATGAAACGCAGAAAAAAGCGGACAGTATTGCAGAAGCACAAAAAGCCAAAACAGCTGCAGCCGCTGCTTCTACTCCAAAAGTGATCAGGGAAACCAGAACGGTGTACAGAGACAGGAATTATAATTCCGGATCTAACGGATCATATGCCAATAACGGAAGCAGTGCATCTCAGGGAACGACCCAGAAAAAAGGGATGAGTAAAGCGGCTAAAGGTACCATCATCGGTACAGTTGGTGGTGCAGCAGCAGGAGCTATCATCAGCAGGAAGAACAGAGGTCTTGGTGCTGTCATTGGTGGGGTTGTTGGTGGTGCTACCGGATATACCATCGGTAGGTCACAGGATAGAAAAGACGGAAGGGTAACCCCTAGAAATTAACATTTCGCATACATCATAAAAAGATTGCTTATTTTTAAGCAATCTTTTTTTATGGCCTTACTGTTCCTTTCCTGTCTTTTGATTCTTCCGGTCCTTATGGGTATGGGCCATGCCATGCAGCATTATTCCGGATGCAGGTTTTCACAGGGAATAGCGGCCAAAATAATCATGGGAATGGCAGGAATAAGCTTAGTGTGGACGGTTACTGCTTTTTTTCTCCCTCTCAATACATATACTGAAATACCGGTTATCGCAGCAGGAGTGTTTTTTTTCTTCAAAGAAAAATTGTACAAAGAATTGTATTGCTTATCGAAAAAAGATAACATTCTATTATTGATAATTACATTTATTATACTGTTCAGCAGCTCTTTTTACCCTTTTATCCTGGATCATTTCGGGTATTATGTTCCCACTGTCCGGTGGCTTCATACTTACGGGCTGGCTCAGGGGATTTCAAACCTGGATCTGATTCTCGGGCAAATGTCAGTGTGGCATATATTCCAGGCGGGTTTTTCCGGAATTGCAGACCCGTTTTTAAGGATCAATTCTGTATTGCTCATTACCTATACAGTTTATATTATTGAAAAGAAAAGCTGGGTACAGCTCTGCCTGGTTCCCTTTTTTCTATTCTTCACCCAATCCCCCAGTCCGGACTTACCCGTCCTGGTGATTTCATTAATCATCCTGAATGAGATCCTGAACGGAAACAGAAATACGGCAGTCCTTTTCGGACTTTCAGTATGGGTTTTTGCCATAAAACCGACCATGATCTGGCTTCCGATCCTGAGCTTTCTCTACGCTATTTTCATTATAAAATCTTCCTTTAGGAAAATGGCTTTTGGAATCTTTATCCTGATCCTGTTTTTCTTTAAAAACCTGTGGACATTTGGTTACCCTGTGTTTCCGGTAGCATTGGGAGATTTCGGAATATCATGGAAACCGGATCCTGAAGTATTGAGGCTGTCTTCCCAATATGCAGTGCAGAAAACGTATGATATGCAGTATTCTTATGATGCTATCCGGCAATTCTCTGTCGTGGAATCCATAAGTCATTGGCTTTTTCTTACAGGAATCAAATCAGCCATTCACATTTCCTTCGTTGTTATACTGACTATTTTTATTGTTTATACAGTGATCAAAAAAAACAGAGTACTTACCTGTATATGCATTGCTTTGGTAACCAAGTGCATCCTGGTCCTTATATTCTCCGCACAATACCGCTTTTTCATTGATGTATTTTTTGTTGTCTTTTTTATTCTTTGCCGATCACATGTCAGCAGAAAAAGCGCAATCAGCATCTGCCTCGGTTTAAGCATGGCTTCCATAGGATGCCTCACTTTTCCTTTGGCACTTCAGGCTTTGGTTCCCAGTTTCAGGCCGGGACGTTTTATGGGAAATTTCGAAAGGCAACAGCTGTACCGGCCTTCTGTTTATCAGTACAACCGTTTCAGGTCTTTTAAAGTCGGTAATCTTTCTTTTCATGTATCGGAAAAATACCCTTTTAATTTTGACACTCCCCTTCCTGCCATTTCGGAAAGCTATATTTTTGAATATGCCCGGGCAGGCGTATTTCCTCAGCTGAAAGATAAAAGGGATATACGGCAAGGCTTCAGATATAAGAAACTGACGCCGGAAGAACAACACCAGGTAAAAGAGGTTATGCACACCATCGAAAAAAGCTATCAATAGACTCCTCGTTCGCTTCTTCCCTTAAAAAAAAGCTGTAAATTTGTATCTATGTTGAATACTTTAGGCAATCTTCTCAATCTTACCACATTTGGGGAAAGTCATGGGCCGGCTTATGGCGGCATCATCAATAATTTCCCTTCCGGGCTGATGATAGATCAGGATCAGATCCAGTATGAGCTGGACCGCAGGAAACCAGGGCAA is part of the Chryseobacterium camelliae genome and encodes:
- a CDS encoding glutathione synthase, with product MPQRIFTKEDFVKNSNNEYEIEYHIGEVGIGANLIVEKKNENGEYEVIQPEMTRVDDSMFIRWSKPFEGRLIYED
- a CDS encoding YMGG-like glycine zipper-containing protein — translated: MKRIMLTGLVSVFLLTACKKDDQIAEKSLEQQKIEFQMRQLEIEKQKLAIEKERMAYETQKKADSIAEAQKAKTAAAAASTPKVIRETRTVYRDRNYNSGSNGSYANNGSSASQGTTQKKGMSKAAKGTIIGTVGGAAAGAIISRKNRGLGAVIGGVVGGATGYTIGRSQDRKDGRVTPRN
- a CDS encoding LIC_10190 family membrane protein — protein: MALLFLSCLLILPVLMGMGHAMQHYSGCRFSQGIAAKIIMGMAGISLVWTVTAFFLPLNTYTEIPVIAAGVFFFFKEKLYKELYCLSKKDNILLLIITFIILFSSSFYPFILDHFGYYVPTVRWLHTYGLAQGISNLDLILGQMSVWHIFQAGFSGIADPFLRINSVLLITYTVYIIEKKSWVQLCLVPFFLFFTQSPSPDLPVLVISLIILNEILNGNRNTAVLFGLSVWVFAIKPTMIWLPILSFLYAIFIIKSSFRKMAFGIFILILFFFKNLWTFGYPVFPVALGDFGISWKPDPEVLRLSSQYAVQKTYDMQYSYDAIRQFSVVESISHWLFLTGIKSAIHISFVVILTIFIVYTVIKKNRVLTCICIALVTKCILVLIFSAQYRFFIDVFFVVFFILCRSHVSRKSAISICLGLSMASIGCLTFPLALQALVPSFRPGRFMGNFERQQLYRPSVYQYNRFRSFKVGNLSFHVSEKYPFNFDTPLPAISESYIFEYARAGVFPQLKDKRDIRQGFRYKKLTPEEQHQVKEVMHTIEKSYQ